The Saccharomyces kudriavzevii IFO 1802 strain IFO1802 genome assembly, chromosome: 6 genome contains the following window.
TCATTGGAAATTCTGTTCTGTTCACTATAAGTTGTTCGTGTTTCGCTGTTTTGTCACTTCTTTGCGCAGTTATGCCCAATTTCCCGGCATTTGCTGTCTTCAGAGCCATACAAGGCATATGTGCGGCCGGTCTCGTGCCTTGTGCTTACGCCTTGATCCCTATTCTAgctccaaaagaaaaggtccaaaaatatttctcaaTAGTTTCTTGTGGATTCAGCTCCACCATAGGTCTCGGACTTATAATCGGAGGAGCATTCGCGACCACAAAGATAGGATACAGGGGCATTTTTTACCTGACATTTGCAGTGATGACTCTTATTTCAATAATTGCCTTCTTCTTTACCTATGGGGTCGAAAAGCTGAATAAAAAACCCCAGAAGGATCAAGCTTCTACCAGCGTCAAATCACTTGACTTCATTGGATCGCTTATATTTGTAGCCGGGAGTATACTGATCGTTGTTGGTTTGACGGAAGGAGGCGAATCATGGAACAGACCCGTGACTTATGTGACGCTTGTTATTGGaataattttattttttgggTTTTTTGTGTGGAATTGCACATATACAAAAATCGTTCGGGGCTTCAAGTATTGTGGGATTGATACCTCTAAATACTTCGAGAAGGTCCAACTTCTGATTCCTATTGATGTCCTTTTCATGAAGAACTTTATACCCATTGTTTTGGCTTTCGCCTTAAACAACGCTTGTCTGTTTTCGTGTCTTTACATCATTGACCAGTACTCCCAATATGCGGAGAGGAATAGTCCACTACTTGCTGGTGTCAAGCTAGTGCCTCTGATAATATGTATGGTCATTGGTAATGCCCTATGTGCGTTTGAGTCTACAAAGTTAAGGCCTAGAGTTGGAGTTGCAATCGGCTTTTTCTTGGCTCTTGCAGGGTCCATTATTTTGATTCAACTGCATCTTGTCAAGGAGGATCTattttggaagattttcttcagtgCACAGGCTTTGGTAGGGTTTGGTGTTGCTATTTTTTATCCTTATGCACTTCAAATTGCAGTGGGAGGAGCTCCTGATGAGTCAAGGGGGATTGCATCTGGCGTGGCACAAACGTTTGGTCAACTTGGTATTGAGATAACTTTTTCAGTTATGGCATCCGTTCTCGGAAATATTAATGAGATGAAAGGAAAATCTAATGCAATCCAAAAATTTCGTACGGGATTTCAAAACTGTTCATACTTTACTGTCGCGGTGGGGGCACTTGGTTTTTTGGTAACAGCGATTTGTATCAGAGATATTCCGCCCCTCAACGATGACATGTCTGATCTCGAGTCATCCGTCCATAGAACTAAGGTAGAATTCGACCGAGAGAAGGAtgtgttggaacaagtaggttcatcattattcacataactagtcatcattactatctgaagtactcagattgtattctaaagtgTACTTCGTATATGTTACACAGATGTCGTATCTTTGGTAGGATGAAGGaatgctaaacgagctgttcaGAGAGTTCGGTtaactgaaatcaaagatccattaattgaacatcaacttggaatttatatataaatgatatgagtcgttacattgaacttatggTAGATTCCCTaggttattattatattgaacatatttaacatgtccaatcggcgtgtgttttatatacctctcttatatagtataagaaagagttctgctttttattcttaattaatactactaattatcaacaggATGGGAGTGAGGAGGAGTCTTAAGTGGCGTCGGTCtattcattattttgcATAAATatctactttttttttgccacgTAGCACTGCTCTTTTTCATAGTCTATTTTCAAACTGGAGCTACACCTTAACAGAGATTATCGGCAGTTAAGCTTTGATGTTTTGAGAAAcagcttttttttaaatgtATTCCAGAAACATGCATTGCGAAAACACGAGTGCAATTGCAGAACATGATTTCACACTTTTACACTTTCTTGAATGTTGGGCAAGGCGGCGGTAGGCTTCCACTCATGTGTGTTAATCTTTCTACAAGGTTTAGTTTCAGCATTAATGAAGCCATTACGCTCCTAATTGAGCCTTCATCAGATTTCAAAACACCTCTGAGACGGATTTCATATGGGTTTGAAAAGAGCCTCCAGTTCTGTGCTTCTTAGCGACCCTCATATCAAATTCTTGTTAGAGCTTTCTACTCACCTTTCTACATTAAAACCTGAGTTATCGGCCAAGACGTAATCACATCTTTACTTGAGGTGAATCTATTTTCTTAGTATGCATTATAAGAGGTAGTATGCATTATAAGAAGCAGTATGCagtagctttttttttccgtcATAGCGAAAATAGTGTCGCGCCAAATTTGATGACGTTAAATAACTGACGTAGGAAAGCAAAGCCACGAGTATGATGTATTCTGGCTCCTTTAATTAAAAATTAAAACCGTTTGCCGATAACAGATGATGTTTAATTTTCCATGGATATTTTATCGAATTCTTTCAGTGGAATTTGCCGACCGCTCCATTTCAGCCTTTGAATATTAGCCAACTTTGaggttgaaaaattattgtaTTGATTTGACCGGATGAGAGGCCGAAGATATGAAGAAGCTACTGATACTGTGCTGCGTAAATATTTGAATAGAGTAATTTTGAGTATACTGAATATTTGCGTCCACAAAAGTGTAAGATTGAGGgttgctttttttcataagATGACGGTGCTTTCAGATCCTCTTTTATCGTTGCTGCCATTAAAGTAAAGTGAACATGTTATTAAAATCAGAGAAGCGGGCTTTACGACGAGATACATTATCCTCCTGGCTATAAGTACAAATACGTGAtgagaaaggaaaatataGGAAAAAACGTAAATGTTTGATGAGCTAATAAACGGATTTGTTCGAAAATGAGCACACCTCGGTAGTAATAACTTTACAAGAACTTATATCCAGAACTTCCATGATGCTTTCACAGTCCTAAACCCAGAAAAGAGCTCATATATGTCGTTTATTTCACAAACAACAAACAAAGGGTTGCAGCAATTAGGCAGCGGATGCTTCATAACGCACAGAAGAAGCGTTTTTCATTAGTATACCTAATATTGCCAGGACATTACGCTAAATGTGATGCCAGGGGTTCGACCGCAAAGAACTAAAAAGTTTTACTAGCTTTTTCTTGCGGAACTTTGAGTTTCCATGCAGAAACTAGCATTGTCTATCAACGTCTTCAACTCTCATGAGCGACCTTAGGATCTCCGGTCCGAACTCAGTGTTCCATTAGCAGTCTTGGACGTTTACCAGTTCAATACCATCAAAACTGCTTCAAGTACCAAACTGTAGAAGGCGCCCCAATTTTGGCATGACAGAACAAAACAACCTCTTTTATCCATAGGACCCTGTTTCTCCAAGAATTTCTAATGCCGTTCGGAAGAACGACCTTTAATCTTCGGATTTTCTTCAGAACTTTAATATAGAAAAACCCCTGTGGCGTCACCGAGTTTATGTCAGATTaaaaatgtatatagaGGGCATAAGAATACAAAATGACTAACTATGGGCATGTTTGAGGAAGCTTTTACGTCGTAATgcagcttttttttctgcagcttttttttttttaaagtatGTCAGGTGGCCTTACCCCCTGCATATAACTTTGCAAATTTGTAAACGGTGAGAACTTAGCCCAGAAATAGCCTAGCCTACTTTGGAACAGGATGGCGACGTTGAACTTACCAGATATAAGCTGACTTGATATAAACGGCCCATAAAATTTATAGAATttaaataataaagatgaaattGGAGAATGACTATATTCTATTCGAGCTAAACGTTGGGCAAGAGGAAATCGTATGCTTATCAAATTATTGCCAGCAATACGGAAGCAATGAAGACACTTATGGCACTATTGGTGAGTAGACCATTCGCTTCATCAACATAACTTGACATTTCTAGAGAGGCAGTACTAGATACTAGTGCGCCATTTGAGGAAGTTCCACGGTGTTCCTGGGAAACTGTGCTCAAGTAAATCGCCCCTAAACCCTCAGTGCTAGcagttttcaattcagaGGAAACATCATTGCTATCAGCTATGGTATTGACCGCAGTAGATGCCTGTACTTCAGCGTAGTTGGATCCCGAAACAGAAGATACTTCGTTTCCGTGAGCTCCTGTTTTCGTGTTAGTGGCTTCCGAGATAGTAGAAGTACCACTAATTCCGGCAGCAGCACTGATTTTGGcactttcttcatttgcTGTGATGGGGCACCAAGTGGTATATACCTTAACAACATCATTGATGGTCGTTGTGGCTGTGGAAACGATGGCAGGAGAGGCAGTTTCGGAACAGACACCAGATTCACAAGAGGTTACAGTAACCGCTACTGTTTGCTGACTTGGTTCCGCGGTTGAAATAGGGCACCATGTAGTGTATTCCGAGGTGATACCGTTAACAGTAGTTCTGGCCGTAGAGATTATGACTGGAGAAACCGTCTCAGAACAGATTTCAGACTCACAGGAAGTAACAGTAACTATTGTTGTTTGCTCTCTTGATTCTGAAGTAGAAATTGGACACCATGTGGCGTATTCTGTGGCAATGCCTCTAACAGTAGTTGTGGCTGTGGAAACGACTGCAGGAGAAGTAGTTTCGGAACAAATACCAGATTCGCAGGAAGTCACGGTGACCAAAGTagtttcacttttttttgtaggAACGGAAGTTACACTTGGTGTAGTAGTATGATCATGGTATGGCTCAGAGGAAACCTCGTTACTGGAGATTGTTTGGACCACAGAAGGTGAAACAAAAGCTTCATCTACAGAGGTATTTGCTCCAGCAGTGGTGCTGGCAGTTTCGCTCTTAATACCGGATGTGACATACCGAGAGAtagaagaggatgaagagGACAACAAAGAAGCAGGCTCAGAAAGGCTTGGAACAGAGGTTGAAACAGCGGTGGTTTCACGACTTTTGAAATAGGTTGTGGGGTAACTGATGGATTCTGATTTATTATTCGAAAACTCAGTGGCTGTATCGGTCAATGGAATGGTATATGATGATTCGGAGGCCTTGGAGGAAGCGAATGTGGTCAAGCTGGAGGTAGAAGAGCTCGAAGATACTGCCGATTCGTGAGGGTTGCTAGAGCCACTCGTTGAAAAGCTACTTGAGGATGCGAAGGCAGTAGTGGTTGAATAAGAGCCCGATGTGGATGTGCTTCTCGTGAAACCGTTAGATGTTTCAGAAACTTCAGTGGTCAAGTCAGTAGGCGTTGTGGAAGAGCTAATGGTTCCAGATTGAGAAGGTGCGGAAGAAATTTCGATCGAATCACTAGATGTCGTGGCGGTATGGGCATTTGCATCTAAAGAAGATAATCTGGGATCATTCGAGATAGAATTACCTCCAGTCTCAGACGATTCGCGTGACTCAGACAATGTATAAAACCCAGAGGTCGTAGGGATAGAAGAGCTTGTCACCAGAGTTTGATTACTGGGGTACATAGGGGTGATACTGCGCGTAGATGATATGAAAGAACTTGTGGCTCTAGGCTGAGTAGATGATGCCGTGGCAGTGGAGGAGCTCGTAACCTCAGTTTCGGTAGGAGATGTAGGAAGATTGGAATCGGGGACGGTATAAGGTATCGACGAATAAGTGACCTCGGTTTTAGTTAATGCAGTATTACTACTTGTTGAATGAGAAGATAGTGTGGAGGAATCTTTAATCTCACTTAGAGATGAAGACATTGCAAAACTAAAAGTTGGGCCAGTGAATGATGCGGAAGAACTAATGGTTGAATCAGACAAAACTGTAGAGATTGTAATCTCACTCTGGGCTGATGATATCGTAGTAGAGCTGGTAGTCAAATTAGAAGAATATGCGGAAGAACTGATGATCTCGCTTTGAGGTGAAGATGCAGCGACGCTACTGGATGGTATAGCAGATGCTGCAGCAACAGTGCTGGATGGTGCAGTGGATGACGTAGCAGCACTACTGGATGGTGTAGTGGATGATGTGGCAACACTACTGGTCGTTAAgttagaagaaaatgcgGAAGAACTGACGATCTCGATATGAGATGAAGATGCAGCACTACTGGATGGTGTAGTGGATGATGTAGCAGCACTACTGGATGGTGTAGTGGACGATGTGGCAACACTACTGGATGGTGTAGTAGATGATGTAGCGACGCTGCTGGTCGTTAAgttagaagaaaatgcgGAACTGACGATCTCGCTTTGAGATGAAGATGCAGCGACGCTGCTTGTTGGAATAGCAAATGTGGAGGTTCCAGTAGTTATAATCGTACCTGTTGTGATAGGACCCGCTGAACTGCTAGTAAACCCGCTGGTAGCAGTGGACGAGTTGACTACACTTGGTGTctgaatttcaaaaattgtctCCTCTGTGGTTAACCCGTTCAGACCAGTGTAGGTAGAGGTTTGCATCTCCGTTGTTGTGTACGTTCCAGTCCATGGAAGGGTCCTAGTCCTTGCTACAGCAGCAATCGTATGTCTTGCAGGATCTGCAATAGTACAGTCAGCTTGAACCGGGTTGTTATCAAAGGAATAAACGTATCCTTCGAAGTCATCGAAAACGAAGGTACCGTTTGGCAAGGTCATACCAACTGGAAGTGTAGCTGATGAATTAGCgttggaaaaaacaatCTTCATTGGGTAATAGTAGCCTGCATATAGGTAGACTGACCCCtccaaagaagatgaggTGTCGCCACTAACGCCGTTCACTGTGAAACTCGTAGATGTGCTGGGAGATTGTTGTTGCTCGCAGCATTCAAATGCGTCCTCACCTCCAACTGACAGAATTGCGGAATCATCGACGGaatcgaagaaaaatgagTAAGAACCATTCTCTGGCGGTAAAAAGTAACCTGTCATTTCCACAGTTACGTTTGTTGG
Protein-coding sequences here:
- the SKDI06G0150 gene encoding uncharacterized protein (similar to Saccharomyces cerevisiae FLO9 (YAL063C)), with product MSVRRSIFSAVLALLALANTTSANTEACLPTNEREDGMNINFYEYMLGDTSTYTDPAYMGYGYANTKNLGSVSGQTELSVYYSSPCDSIPTCSENLQPMKRDEQPCAETSVAFTRRDDDDCDPDAAYWSSDLFGFYTTPTNVTVEMTGYFLPPENGSYSFFFDSVDDSAILSVGGEDAFECCEQQQSPSTSTSFTVNGVSGDTSSSLEGSVYLYAGYYYPMKIVFSNANSSATLPVGMTLPNGTFVFDDFEGYVYSFDNNPVQADCTIADPARHTIAAVARTRTLPWTGTYTTTEMQTSTYTGLNGLTTEETIFEIQTPSVVNSSTATSGFTSSSAGPITTGTIITTGTSTFAIPTSSVAASSSQSEIVSSAFSSNLTTSSVATSSTTPSSSVATSSTTPSSSAATSSTTPSSSAASSSHIEIVSSSAFSSNLTTSSVATSSTTPSSSAATSSTAPSSTVAAASAIPSSSVAASSPQSEIISSSAYSSNLTTSSTTISSAQSEITISTVLSDSTISSSASFTGPTFSFAMSSSLSEIKDSSTLSSHSTSSNTALTKTEVTYSSIPYTVPDSNLPTSPTETEVTSSSTATASSTQPRATSSFISSTRSITPMYPSNQTLVTSSSIPTTSGFYTLSESRESSETGGNSISNDPRLSSLDANAHTATTSSDSIEISSAPSQSGTISSSTTPTDLTTEVSETSNGFTRSTSTSGSYSTTTAFASSSSFSTSGSSNPHESAVSSSSSTSSLTTFASSKASESSYTIPLTDTATEFSNNKSESISYPTTYFKSRETTAVSTSVPSLSEPASLLSSSSSSISRYVTSGIKSETASTTAGANTSVDEAFVSPSVVQTISSNEVSSEPYHDHTTTPSVTSVPTKKSETTLVTVTSCESGICSETTSPAVVSTATTTVRGIATEYATWCPISTSESREQTTIVTVTSCESEICSETVSPVIISTARTTVNGITSEYTTWCPISTAEPSQQTVAVTVTSCESGVCSETASPAIVSTATTTINDVVKVYTTWCPITANEESAKISAAAGISGTSTISEATNTKTGAHGNEVSSVSGSNYAEVQASTAVNTIADSNDVSSELKTASTEGLGAIYLSTVSQEHRGTSSNGALVSSTASLEMSSYVDEANGLLTNSAISVFIASVLLAII
- the SKDI06G0140 gene encoding uncharacterized protein, giving the protein MAWDKIAKLSNALEEIRNKCQKSRYQLNVNVGLIFLGCTFDLLNVASMISLIDDLAKTYNISYTTASWSLTSYAVTFAGFIACMGRLGDIIGNSVLFTISCSCFAVLSLLCAVMPNFPAFAVFRAIQGICAAGLVPCAYALIPILAPKEKVQKYFSIVSCGFSSTIGLGLIIGGAFATTKIGYRGIFYLTFAVMTLISIIAFFFTYGVEKLNKKPQKDQASTSVKSLDFIGSLIFVAGSILIVVGLTEGGESWNRPVTYVTLVIGIILFFGFFVWNCTYTKIVRGFKYCGIDTSKYFEKVQLLIPIDVLFMKNFIPIVLAFALNNACLFSCLYIIDQYSQYAERNSPLLAGVKLVPLIICMVIGNALCAFESTKLRPRVGVAIGFFLALAGSIILIQLHLVKEDLFWKIFFSAQALVGFGVAIFYPYALQIAVGGAPDESRGIASGVAQTFGQLGIEITFSVMASVLGNINEMKGKSNAIQKFRTGFQNCSYFTVAVGALGFLVTAICIRDIPPLNDDMSDLESSVHRTKVEFDREKDVLEQVGSSLFT